Within the Phaseolus vulgaris cultivar G19833 unplaced genomic scaffold, P. vulgaris v2.0 scaffold_29, whole genome shotgun sequence genome, the region aaaagagAATAGCTCAATGCCATCACCATGCACCTCTATTTATACAAGGCAAGGGAGTTGGAAGAGTCACTCTTCTAGTTCCTTCTCTAAAATAGCGCCTAAGAGCCTTACATGAGAGGTGTCTtttggttttcctctttggcacTTTCCTAAGGCTACtcctatattatttacaaaagatattaattggCTTGGACCTcatcttttgagaagactaataagaagaacttcaaatgctttgggctttttccatttctcctatTAATGaggtctttatttgcttgttgagatgacccttcaagtatagcatccttggtcatcttcatgtatttttggaTCATATcaccggttgtttatagcagtagagactaaaatcaaatcaattagTTTATAATGacttagagagagagagattacacaatcaatttatattggttcactcaaccccTGAGCTATATCCAGTCCCCAGAACAACCACTAGATATTCCACtagcaatcaatcacagattacaaacactcaacaccacaaagaggtgatctcgACCACacaagaacactcaccctctttgcttTTCACACAACCATAGTCAAAACACCCTCTGACCTTACAGATTAACAAACTTTAGAAGTATAGAAAAGAAACgattacaagaataaaaaaggaaCAGATTACACCTGGTATTTCAAGAATCACAGAGCTCCTAAGATCAGTTATTGAACCAATGCACAACCTCTaggcaatcttgcaaaactttaAATCAAATCTCTTCTAGAAAACGTTTTCAATCTCACTTTCTGTGTGTTTTTTAATGCAAAGAGAAACCatatttatagctcttaaaTCTAGTCGTTTTAGGCAGTTAATCATGAGCcaaattagttttaattcaactaaaaacagatttaaaaggtttttgaaaaggtgttaagaaatgtgacaatcaaccggttgaaatgtcgttttaaccggttgaattggttttaacaattagtcaaccaagtcaaaaacagttttgtaaaccttcaaacaagctaagtgtaaaacaatcgattatatCGTGAAttctgttgaagatgggaaactttgatgtgccaaatccaagtgaagcctgaagctgtgtGTTGTTctaggtttaggttttgggttggggtttagaatctttgtaagatcattttttttaatctcaaacaaagctcatttcaatcagttttaaatattaaagtgtttttccatgcaaagggaaaaacaatcgattaaaaTGTCGAGATAACCGGTTGTTTGTAACTTAGCTGGCAAAGAAggttttgtaccgtcccgtatccgggcgttgactaagtcaaggtcaaagtcaacgactggagcgtcaaagtcaacgcagggCGTcacctaggtggagagacgccaagtgccagcatcgccaagaggaagcgtcgccaagacaaggcgtcgcctaggtgaaggcatcgcccaaccagggcgtcgccagatcaaacagtgctaaagcaaggcaatcacaatgtggttccccgatacccatgggtaggaaagaccatggagggagcgacgccgtgggaaggcctcaggtcccgatagctcgggagagcgataaagagaaggaaaaggtggcttcaaggccatagtgatagcatcagcgtagggcagcctgactcgcgaagtacccctgccgccccagagacgccttcgggacagatacgacccaagaggaaggtcacgcccagggtaaccggatgcagggtacgagaggaaggcagatacgctctcagagtaagtgactagatgattgggggcatgagttggcacccaaaaagtcacccctagcgcagtagcactcccaagcaggaggactcacacgtagaaacgtccccaggtgggccgaaacgcccccagatggggtcacggcgtcgtgaggccctccacgtgtacaacagccatgtcagaatggaaacaccctttagtcaggtgccaggtaattaaagtcattcaatatagtttccctttcgagcattcaggtactgtaatggctcccaagcgtttcaacgtcttaaatgcactacgttttctaaattaaatacgctgattgagtgcattacatttgtaattaaaggcgctttaaggcgctttaatgcTGGGGTAGTTAAAATAGCACGAAGAATGTTGGAAagggggttggaacttttggcaaattttccagagaactctctagttgcttgctcgtgcttgagGTTACGtgcaagggactggggaaagatctttgcctgagggagaaaacacacacacatatacacagttctttttaccaccttcaaagtgccatacgcggtgctcagagacgtaggtgaacagttttggtgtttcttgctggctgacttgagcgtcggagtgcaaacggccgctagggcgcctctttgtcctcttttttgcaggaatccataggtaaccagtgggaaggagtccctagctgacggttgaggtcgcgcacgaagacgtcccggtcaaccggacggaacaggttttaaaactgttttataactGACAAGAGAATTCAACCAGTTAATTcgtggttttaaccgattaaatgtgtgtgcttgtaacagttttttgaaaatctgatttTAACTGATTTGCTCCAACGTTAGCATTTTAAGTCTTATAAATATGTGTTTGGTTCAAACATTTAAAAAGATATGAGAGTGATTGAGATTGATAAAACAAAAACCTTTTAATTCTCTGAGTTGAGActgatttgagagattaccaaaactgtttgtgaaaagttttcaaccaagtttttagcaagattgccttGTGCTTTGCTGCCTTTGAAAGAACTAATCAATAGGGTGTTGGTGTTTTGTGTCttaccaggtgttttctaatcctgttcaagttcttgtaatGGTTCATATAACTTTTTGTATAACTATCTAAAATCTTATAAAGTTAGTtggattctggcttgaggtggttgttgtgtgcaagaagggtgagtaggctttgtgggattcaaagtcaccttctTATGTATGGtgtttgtgtaatctgtgattgattgcatagtgaaaactcagtggtttgactgaggactggatgtagctctgtgattgagtgaaccaatataatctctgtgtgtaattctctctatctcaTCTCTCATTAAACTGTTTGTATTTTCCGCTGtgataaacaaccggttaaattgCAACTTTACCCGATTAAATTTCTAATACCTGTTTCTGTTTGGCTTTTGAATTGGTTTTTTGAACTGCTTtcgtgtattttttttaaagcttcattctaagcaaagtatttgtgaattggcatcaagagttgCTTCTTGAAAGGTATTCAAGTTTTCTAATTTCCggtttttgaaaatcttttttatGGCTGATAAAATGCCCTTTGGGGAAGGAGCCTCAATAAACaggccacctttgttttgtggagTTAATTACCAattctggaaagttagaatgaagaTTTTTATACATTCAACTGACAAAGGCATTTGGgaatcaattgaaaatggtccttttgtacCTCAAATTAAGAAAGACAATGTTTTAGTTGATAAACCTTCATCTGACTGGACAGAGGCAGAATCTAAGAAAGCTAAATTTGATTGGATAGCTAAGAACATTATAACATCTGCTTTGAGTagtgatgaatttttcagggtttcACAATGTAGCTtggccaaagaaatgtgggacatcttGGAGGTCACACATGAAGGCACAAATGATgtaaagagagctaggaagcatgctctaatccaagagtatgaactCTTCAGAATGCATAAGGGGGAATCAATATGTGATGTGCAAAAAAGGTTCtctcatattgtgaatcaccttatAAGTCTTGGTAGGAAGTTTAATAAAGAGAAACTCAACATCAAGGTGctgaagtgtcttgatagaacatggcaaccaaaggtgactgccATTTCAGAATGAAAGGATCTCACCTCATTGATTATGGCATCTCTTTTCGGCAAACTAAAAGAGCATGAAATGGAGATTCAAAGGCTtgttgttcaagagagtgaagacaagcataaCAAGAGCATAACACTCAAAGCTAGCAAACAACATGTTTCCAGTGTAAGTGAAAAGGAAAACATAAGCTTTCTATCAAAAAAGTTTTCTACATATCCagcaaaaattttaaaaactctttCTATTCCTCCTATTTTCAttgaaaaatattctttttctcACAAAAAATGTTTAATGGTTAGAAAACTACTTgataatgaaaaagaaagagaggaaaaagaaaagagagaaagagagaacgAAGTGAAGATAGAAAGAGAAGCAACAGAAAAGAAAGATaggataaataatttttctaaaaagttGATTAATATTGAGCCCAAAGGAAAGGAGTCTAATACTAGTATTTTCAATATCTCTTTTCTTTATTCAAGTATATTGTTTAAAAATGTTAATCAACTTAATACTCTccatagaaaaaattattttcatcataattgtcaaagttttcaaaaaaattctcCTATGGATAATTATCTACTTCTACCTTTGTTTATTCACATGTTCGAATACAACATAAATCATCTTATAAACATCTTTTGATTCAAAATGATGGGGATTTTGTTGTAAGTCAATGCATGAAAGTCAAGCCTTCTTTAGGACATTATGATACAAATGTTTTAAGTCACATTATTCCTAAAGAAGCTTGTGATGTTTTATTAAAACGACCCAACAATTTTCACCATAAATTTATTTACCAAGGTTGTTTTGATCAAATTACTTTCACTAATAAAGGCAATAGGTTTGTTGTTAGTCTCTCTATGCCCTCACAAGTAGTGGAAAACCCATTACAAaaacttttcattttttacaAATCTTTATCTGAGgctgcataaaaaaaaaaatttaaattttttagaacAATCCTGTGAGGAGTTACTTGATGCGAACCTTTTATACGGAGCTAAACCAGATTTGGTTCAAACACCTTGTGAAGCCTTGCTAGTAATACACCAGAACGCTAAAACATTGAAGCAACTTCATGAGGTACAAATAATGAAAACACCGTATATATTAGATGACCATGTTACCATGACACAGAAAATTAATTGCATACTTGTATCACCTAATCGAGGTAATTCTTCTTCCTATTAGATTTTTTCTTATTCTACGTTGTTTTCTGAATTTTGTTTGGTGTTCTATTTTCCTACCTTAGGAAATAAGAACCACCATAAAGGTACATGTACCTTCTAGTCCTCGGGCATTGAACGGCctcaggcgttgaccaaagtcaacatggTGGGACCCCGAAGGTGGGGTCCGCTGGAAAGTACAACAGGGCAGGAAGGAGTCTCCTTAGGCTCATGGGTAAGGGACCCcaggagggggcgacaccaaAGCAGGGCGTGGAGTCCTCGGGCCTCGGCACCTCAACAGTAAAAGTGGATAAACAAGGTGGTTTTCAAGCCACACCCCAGTTACCAGTAGGGAGAGGCCTAGATTACAAGGGACCCGTGCATGGGATGTAGGGACGCGGTAGTACGCACCATCGTTAAAGAGCCACTGGGACAAAGACGACCCGTAAAGGGTCACATACCaggggtgatctgcatgcatggcacgtgagtaGGGTAGGGAACTCTCAGGGCGGATGACTCAGAGATTGGATGCATGAGTTGGCATCCAAGCAGTCATCCCGTGCCAGTTGCGCCTCGGCAGGGAAGTCTTACGCACTAAATGGCCCTAAGTCTGGGTGCTAGTGTCGTTAAGACACGCCTACAAAATGCTTAAGTCATAGTAATACAGAAGGGCAAAGACACTAAAGGTATTTTATGATTGACAACAGACATAACCAGGTACGTTTTACAGTTTACAAGATTACAAAGAGAGAGAGCACATAGTGATTTCAGAGTTAGAGTTTGGTGTTCATTGCCCGAGAGACTAACTTGACCGTcaaagtgcaaacggccgcgagggttCTTGGAAGCGAAGGCAACAGAGATGCACGAAGACGTTAGGTCAATCGACGGGAACATtcggcgcccaccgtggggcccgatctAAAACATTTGTCCCAACCGCAAGAAAGTTTAAGATTcctcaagaaactttgaagattCATCAAAACAATTCAAGATTAGTCAAGAAACGTTCAAAGAATGAGGAATACCAGGCAAAGCTCTACTACACATGTTAGAAGTGAAGGTTTGACCCTGCAGTAGGTTATGGAGATGATGCAGGGCCTTCAGGAAGCGATGACGGCGTCAAGGGCTGAATAGGAGTGTATCGAGATGGACCTGGCGGCATCGCAGACAAGAAATAAGGAGTTGCACCGCACCAAGGAGGAGTTGCGGCGCGGGCTGTGAAACCAGGCAGGGAGTCGCGAAACAGAGGAGTAAGAGTGCATCACGCCTCCCAGAGAGTTCCCCGTGCCTTTTTCGCAGGCAATGATGGATGCGGTGATACCATCCACGTTCGTAGGGCCGAAAGCTACGTTCAATGGTATGGAAGATCCAAAGGCTCATCTCACCGCGTTTCATACGCAGATGGTGCTGGTTGGCGGTTCTGACGTTGTGAGGtgcaagttgttcatgagcacgtTGGTAGGGATGGtgatggactggttcatcagtctCCCAAACGGCCATGTGACCTCATTTGCACAGCTGTCGCAAttgttcagggagcagtatATCGCGAATCGTGCTCCCCCATCCAATTCTTACAACCTCTTTGACGTgaggcagtatcagggggagacgcTGAAGAAGTTTGTGAATCGTTTCGGGGCGCAGAGATTAGGCgtcgtgcggtggcgcacatcgCAGTAGAAGGTGAGGTGAACGAAAAGCGCGTGTGTGTTGTCCCCACGCGCCCACGTGCGCAAcccatgagggtgcatgaggctgCAACGGGAAAGAAGAGCCAGGGGAGGAAGCAACCCTATGAGTCTAAGAAGCCCCAGGCTAAGGGGCGTGCGAGGGAGAATAAGCCTGTGAGGCACAGTTTCGTGGTGGAGCTGAAGGATCTCATAGAtgtgcccaacatagcggaAAGGCTGAAGATGCCGACGAAGAATGACATGGTGCTGGGACCCCACAAGGATgcatggtgcgagtttcaccaggcgTTCGGTCACCCCATACGCAGCTGCTTGGCGTTGGGGCATCAGTTGAACGAACTGGTGAAGAGTGGGTTTTTGAATGATTATTTGGCAGAGTCACAGGGGATTGGGACCCCAACAATGTCAGGAGAGGATCAGGGGCACGAGATGCCCGTATATGGGGAGATCCATACAATCTCAGGTGGATTCTCAGGTGGAGGGTGCACTGCCTCTCAGCGTAAAAGGTATACACGTTCGATGATGTTGGTAGAAGCGCAGGTGGTGGATGACGTGCTCGACGTTGACCTTGCTTTCACAAAGGCCGACCTTCGCAACGTCATTCCACGTGATAATGACCCTATGGTGGTTTCGGTGGTAACCGTagggaggaaggtgcacagggtGTTAGTGGACCAGGGCAGTTCACCGGATGTAATGTTCTGGTCCACCtttaacaagttgcagttgttTCCTGACTAGCTCAGACCTTACACAGGGTGTTTGTACGGATTTCCAGGAGATTAGGTGGAAGTGCGAGGgtacttggagctgaggaccAGCTTTACGGATGGCTCTGCATCCCGCACAGAGAATATAAGGTATTTAGTGGTTAATGCACATTCAGCCTACAATATCTTGTTGGGAAGACCTGCTCTCAACAGGTTAAAGGCAGTGGCGTCGACGCGCCACATGAAAATGAAGTTGCCAGACCTGAGTGGGAAGGTGATAGTGATAAAGTCTGACCAACAAGAGGCcaagaaatgctatgagaacagtcTCAAAGCCAAGAGGGGGTGTTCATGGTGGTGGAGCGCCCACCAATCAAAGATGACCGCGCGGGAGTTGCTCGTGGAGAAAGTGCTCGGGAGAAGCGACCCGAGCTAGTTGGGAACGTGGTGGAAAGGCAGATTGGGGGTAAGACGTTTAAGCTTGGTAGATCATTGGACCAAGCAGAGCAAGACCAAGTGGCTGGGGTGATAGCGCGTCACTTGGACgcttttgcatggtccgcttcggacatgccaggTATAGACCCAGACTTCTTATGCCACCGCCTTACCATGGACCCTAAGGTCAGGCCTGTCcgccaaagaaggaggaaattcaacgaggaaaggTGGTTGGTTGTCCAGGAAGAAACGAAGAAGCTGTTGGACGTCGATCACATCAAGGAAATTCAATACCCTAAGTGGTTGGCGAACGTGGTATTGGTAAAGAAGgccaatgggaagtggaggatgtgcgtagacttcactgatctcaacaaggcgtgccctaaAGACTCGTACCCCGTACCCAGTATGGAAGCCTTGATGGACAACGCCTCGGGTTGTAGGATGCTCAGTTTCCTTGACGCGttctcagggtataatcagatcaataTGCACCCCAGAGACGAGTGCAAAACAACATTTATGACCGAGACATCCTGTTACTGTTATACAGTGATGTCGTTCGGTCTGAAGAATGCAGGAGCCACctatcagaggttgatggacagggtccttgcacccatgttAGGGAGAAACGTCCACGtctacgtagatgatatggtggtGACTTTACCGGAGAGGGGCCAGCACATAGATGATTTGGAAGAGCTATTTGCTACAATAGCGAAGTCCGTTTGAAGTTAAACCCCGAAAAGTGTGTGTTCGGGGtcgaggcagggaagttcttgggtttcctactcaccgagcgtgggatagaggcaAACCCATAGAAGTGTGCGGCAATCCTTgccatgaggagccccgccacgGTAAAAgaggtgcagcagctgacagggcggatggccgccctgtctagATTTGTATCCGCTGGAGGGGACAAGGGCCACCCCTACTTCTAGTGTTTAAGGAGAAACAGCTGGTTTATGTGGACCGTAGAGTGTGAGGAGGCATTTCGCAAGCTAAAGGAGTATTTGGCCGCTCCTCTCATGTTGTGCAACCACAGTTGGGCATGCCGCTCCGGTTGTATTTTGCCGTGACGGAGCGGGCGATAAGCTCAGTCCTCGTTCAGGAGTAGGACTAGATACAAATGTCAatatactttgtgagcaaagtaCTGCAGGGACCAGAAGTAAGGTACCAAGCCCTGGAGAAGGCAGCCTTGGCCATAGTGTTCTCGTCCAGGAGGTTTCGTCATTACTTTCAGAGCTTCATGGTGGTAGTAATGACAGACTTACCTATCctgaaggtgctgcagaagtcggacgtggcaggaagaatggtgcgctgggcggtggagctctCAGAGTTCGACATTCAGTATGAGTCTCGAGGCCCCATCAAAGGCCAGATGTACGTGGACTTTGTGGTAGAGCTCTGCTCAAGAGGTATGCAGCCGAAAGAAGAGGTCAGCTTCAGATGGGTGCTTTCCAtggatgggtcctccaatcaGCAGGGGAGTGGAGCTGGCGTGATCTTGGAAGGGCCAAACGGGTTGTTGATCGAACAGACCCTAAGGTTTGCtttcaaggcaagcaacaaccagGTGGAGTATGAAGCCCTCATAGCTGGAATGCTcttagccaaggagatgggggcaCGCAGTCTGCTCGCAAAGAGTGATTCTCAGCTGGTTACGGGGCAAGTGACCAGGAgtaccaggccaaggatccacagatggctGCGTACGTGGAATACGTTCAAGTCTTGAAGAGTGCGTTCGCGGTGTTTGAGTTGgtgcatgtcccaagggagcagaatgcccgcgCTGACCTACTAGCCAAGCTGGCCAGTTTGGGTAAGGGGGGAAGGTAGATGATGGTGATATAGGAAACCCTCGAAACGCCATGAACGTTTGTCGTTGATAACATGGTAGGCGTCCATCAGATCAGCACGTTTAAGGGAAGGGCGAGGAGTCaccggtcgttgactcaagagactCTGAGGACGCCCAGTGTAAGCGCCTACCCGGTTTCGCTGGAAGAGGGAGATCCCATGCAAGTATGTGTAGGGAGATCAcatggatgacgccctataggcGCTACCTTGCTGATGGGATACTCCCACTGGAGTCCGCGGAGGCCaataagataaagaagaactctgcCAAGTACACCCTCGTCGATGGTGAACTGTATAGACATGGTTTCACCCACCTGATTTTGGTGTGTGTAAGCGGAGACCAGTGTACATGTATAATGACagagctccatgaggggattTGTGGCAGCCACATGAGAGGGCGGTCCTTGGCGTCGAAGGTTGTCCGTGCAGGTTAATACTGGCCCACAATGAGAGAATATTGCATAAGGCACGCCTAGCGGTGTAAACTGTGTCAACAGCACGTTGACTggcataaggcgtcgccaaaagAGCTGAGGTCGATTTATAGCTCGTGGCCTTTTCACACATGCTGGTAGTGGCTATCgaatacttcacaaagtggatcgGGGCTGAGCCAGTAGCATAGATTACAGcccacaaggtacaacacttcgtatggaagaatatagTGTGTCACTTTGGCGTGCCGAGGCGTCTCGTCTCTGACAACGGTACACAGTTTGCAAGCTAGCAGTTGGGCAAGCTATGTATAGAGGTCGGgataaagcaggtgttcgcatcggtCGAGAACCCctagacgaatgggcaggtagagtccGCCAACAGAGTCCTACTCAAgggtttgaagagaagactcAAGAAGGCTAAGGGGACCTGGGCGGAAGAAGTTCCCAGaatagtgtgggcttaccacaccacgcctcagtCCACCACTGGAGAGACACCTTTTAGCTTGGTGTACAGGTCAAACGCGATGATCCTagtagagattcaggagagctcgccgagctTTCAAAGTTTCGTGGCCGAGGAGTCTAACGAAGAAAGGAAGGTGAACCTAGATCTGTTGGACGAGGTAAGAGAGGAGGCGAGGATCAAAgctgaagcagtaaagagaagggtAGAGCATAAGCATAGCTCCAAGATAAAGCCCCGGCAGTTCCGAGTCGCTGACCTGGTAATGCGTAAGGCTCACCCGTAccagttggagaacaagttgtccctcAAGTGGACTGGCCCCTTTAGGGTGACGGAAGTCCTGGGACACGGGGCGTACAGGCTTGAAACCTTGGAGGGAGGCCTCATTCCTCGTACCTGGAATGCAGCCAATCTCAAggtttatttcagttaaaaactCTTGCATTGTATACAGTTTAAGGgcacactctttttcccttacaagggttttttaacgaggtcacccaataaaaataacattttcaagTATTCCTGAGTTTTTTGTACCATGCAAGGGAGAACGTCGTCGCTCTGGTGTTTAAACACCTCGTGGGGGGTGGCAGCTCCTTCGGGATGCCTCCTCCtcgagcgtgggcaccaagtgcacCGGTggtcttggtgtttagacacctcgatgGGGAGTGGCAGCCTCCTTCGGGATGCCTCTTCCTCGAGCATGGGCACCAAGTACGAAGCAGCAGGCTTCGGCCAGTTAGGTCCCCCTTCACCTCTGGGCGAAGAGGAGGCCAGAGACGCGCATTGAGGATAGACACCTCAAGACCGCAAAGTGCAAGTGAGTATCAAGCAAAGGAGTTCCTTGCCTAAGCGAGAAGGGGAGGCAAGGGCAGTTGAAGGTTCACGCATGCTCACTTCCATCACAAGTCGTTAAGTAGATAAAGGAGGGGAGCGTGAAGGGGTGTTACCTAAAGTTCGAAGTCTTAAAGTATCTCAAGGGCGTTGTATGAGATTAGCATCAGAACGCTGTTAGTAAAAGCGGCAAGTTAAAGGAACAGACCTCGATAAGCAAAGATGAATGAAGCATGTAAATTAAGGTGCAAATTACATTTAAGTTATAAGTGTTTACAGAAGAACAGTTGTGAAGCCTAAAGACTAAGTGGTATTCTTCTAAGAACGCCTTGGCACAATCTGTCCGTCGACAATGTGGTTCGTCGTGGAAAAGGGCGAAGTGTCCATCTCAGCATGTTTGCAAACAACCTGAGCAAGGGCATCTTCAAACCCAGTAGCATAGGCATCAAAAACATCGTCAAGGAGTTTTGCCTTGGCCTTTTCAAAGTCTTCAGTTTTCTAGTGAGCTCAGCCTCCACCTTACCTAGGTGTACCTCCCGTTCAACAGAGCGCTCCTCGAGGTTGGTCATTTTGTCATTGTTGGACGCAGCCTCTTCTTTGAGCTCCACCACCTCAACACGTAGTGGCACCCCTTTGCTAAGCAAGGTGGTGTACTTTTGGCCTTCATCGTGAAGCCTCTTGTTGGCCTCTAGCTCAACTTTTCGAAGAACACCCAGCTCTTGGGTTAGCGCGGTTTCCCGAATGAAGAAGCTTTGAGCTTGCTTTGCCATTTGCTCTTTCACCAAGGCTAGCTCTTCAGACAAGGCTTGTTGCTCTTTAGTCTTCAACTCAGCCTCGTGGGAAGAGGATTTGGCCCGAGCGAAGAATTCCCCAAGGCTGAGAGCCAAGCTCTCTTGCACTGCCTCGTCAGTAGAGCTTCCCGTGGCCCCTTTTTGGTAGCCTTTCAGGATTTGTTGAAGGACCAAGGGAAACTCAGGGGCAGGGGCAAGGGCTGCCTCAGGTACACTCTCGACTCCATCCTTGAGTGCAAGGAAGTTCTGAGGAGAGGAGGCACTGGGGGGTTATCCCTGAGTGAGGTAGGGCGCCTAGCGGAAAAGGAGTGAGAGGTGGCTACTGTTGTGGCCTTCCGCCTTTTGAAGACAGGGCCCTCCATGGTTTCCTCATCCTCGTCCGAAGCGATGAGCACCACCTCTTTGTTTTTTCTCTGGGGGGGCTGGAGGTGGAGAAGCCCTGACTGTTGCCAAAGGCACTGCAACAATAGGGGCTGGAGAAGCGGGACCAGGAGTGGTTTGTGGAGAAGCAGGGGTGGGAGTGGTCTGAGTGGAAGGTGGGATAGGAGCAATCTGGGTGGCAGGAGAGGCAGGACGTGCTGAGGCACCGACCTTAGCAG harbors:
- the LOC137817309 gene encoding uncharacterized protein, yielding MPFGEGASINRPPLFCGVNYQFWKVRMKIFIHSTDKGIWESIENGPFVPQIKKDNVLVDKPSSDWTEAESKKAKFDWIAKNIITSALSSDEFFRVSQCSLAKEMWDILEVTHEGTNDVKRARKHALIQEYELFRMHKGESICDVQKRFSHIVNHLISLGRKFNKEKLNIKVLKCLDRTWQPKVTAISE
- the LOC137817310 gene encoding uncharacterized protein, producing the protein MSIYFVSKVLQGPEVRYQALEKAALAIVFSSRRFRHYFQSFMVVVMTDLPILKVLQKSDVAGRMVRWAVELSEFDIQYESRGPIKGQMYVDFVVELCSRGMQPKEEVSFRWVLSMDGSSNQQGSGAGVILEGPNGLLIEQTLRFAFKASNNQVEYEALIAGMLLAKEMGARSLLAKSDSQLVTGQVTRSTRPRIHRWLRTWNTFKS